One Kitasatospora sp. MAP12-44 DNA segment encodes these proteins:
- a CDS encoding ATP-binding cassette domain-containing protein — MPEPLLEARRLVKTYGQVQALSGADFAIHPGEVVALVGDNGAGKSTLVKTLVGAIAPDGGEILLEGRPLSFGGPRDAQALGIETVYQDLALAADLDAAANLFLGREQVRGGLLGLLGVLDKRAMNARAVEAFAELGIELRDIGAPVATLSGGQRQSVAIARSVAWASRIVFMDEPTAALGVVQRARVLDLIRRVRDRGVSVVLISHNMPEVLSVADRVEVLRLGRRVARFAAARTSLEELVAAMTGALDNEGNDNPDHHLTEPA, encoded by the coding sequence GTGCCCGAACCCCTCTTGGAGGCCCGGCGGCTCGTCAAGACCTACGGCCAGGTGCAGGCGCTGAGCGGCGCGGACTTCGCGATCCACCCGGGCGAGGTAGTGGCTCTGGTCGGCGACAACGGCGCCGGCAAGTCAACTCTGGTCAAGACGCTGGTCGGGGCGATCGCCCCGGACGGCGGGGAGATCCTCCTGGAGGGTCGGCCACTGTCGTTCGGCGGTCCCCGCGACGCCCAGGCACTGGGCATCGAGACCGTCTACCAGGATCTCGCCCTGGCGGCCGACCTGGACGCGGCCGCCAACCTGTTCCTCGGCCGCGAGCAGGTGCGCGGCGGGCTGCTCGGCCTGCTGGGCGTGCTCGACAAGCGGGCGATGAACGCCCGCGCCGTCGAGGCCTTCGCCGAACTCGGCATCGAGCTGCGCGACATCGGCGCCCCGGTGGCCACCCTCTCCGGCGGCCAGCGGCAGAGCGTGGCGATCGCCCGCTCGGTCGCCTGGGCCTCGCGGATCGTCTTCATGGACGAGCCGACCGCCGCGCTCGGCGTGGTGCAGCGCGCCCGGGTGCTCGACCTGATCCGGCGCGTCCGGGACCGCGGCGTCTCGGTGGTGCTGATCAGCCACAACATGCCCGAGGTGCTGTCGGTGGCCGACCGGGTCGAAGTCCTGCGGCTGGGACGGCGGGTGGCGCGGTTCGCCGCCGCCCGGACCTCGCTGGAGGAACTGGTCGCCGCGATGACCGGCGCGCTCGACAACGAGGGCAACGACAACCCCGACCACCACCTTACGGAGCCGGCATGA
- a CDS encoding LacI family DNA-binding transcriptional regulator: protein MKDVAAAADVGLKTVSRVVNGEPGVREATAERVRRAVAQLGFRRNDSARLLRQGRHTCSVGLILEDVSDPFSSALHRAVEEVARAHGSLLFTGSSAADPEREQELALAFCARRVDGLIVVPTAADHGYLALETAAGTPVVAVDRPLPGLAADAVLSDNRGGARRGVEHLLRQGHRRIGYLGDLPGIFTAGERLLGYRQAMAAAGCEVQERWVSMGGPDPVGIRLALDRMLTGRWPVTALMSGNNRTSVAVLREWTGRARRPALVGFDDFELADLLAIPVTVVAQDPAGLGRTAAELLFRRLAGEHGQPQRIELPTRLIPRGSGELAS from the coding sequence ATGAAGGACGTCGCGGCGGCGGCCGACGTCGGCCTGAAGACGGTCTCCCGGGTGGTCAACGGCGAGCCGGGGGTGCGCGAAGCGACGGCCGAGCGGGTCCGCCGGGCGGTGGCCCAACTCGGCTTCCGACGCAACGACAGCGCGCGGCTGCTGCGCCAGGGGCGTCACACCTGCAGCGTCGGGCTGATCCTGGAGGACGTCTCGGATCCGTTCTCGTCAGCTCTCCACCGGGCGGTCGAGGAGGTGGCCCGGGCGCACGGATCGCTGCTCTTCACCGGCTCCTCGGCCGCCGACCCCGAGCGCGAGCAGGAGTTGGCGCTGGCCTTCTGCGCCCGCCGGGTCGACGGCCTGATCGTCGTGCCGACCGCCGCCGACCACGGCTACCTGGCGCTGGAGACGGCGGCCGGCACCCCCGTCGTCGCGGTGGATCGCCCGCTGCCGGGCCTGGCGGCCGACGCGGTGCTCAGCGACAATCGGGGCGGCGCCCGGCGCGGCGTCGAACACCTGCTGCGCCAGGGCCACCGCCGGATCGGCTATCTCGGCGACCTGCCGGGCATCTTCACGGCGGGCGAGCGACTGCTCGGCTACCGGCAGGCGATGGCGGCGGCGGGGTGCGAGGTGCAGGAGCGCTGGGTCTCGATGGGCGGCCCGGACCCGGTCGGCATCCGGCTGGCGCTGGACCGGATGCTCACCGGCCGCTGGCCGGTCACCGCACTGATGAGCGGCAACAACCGGACCAGCGTGGCCGTTCTGCGCGAGTGGACCGGCCGGGCGCGGCGTCCGGCGCTGGTCGGGTTCGACGACTTCGAACTCGCCGACCTGCTCGCCATCCCCGTGACCGTCGTCGCCCAGGATCCGGCGGGTCTGGGTCGGACGGCGGCCGAGCTGCTCTTCCGCCGGCTGGCCGGTGAGCACGGCCAGCCCCAGCGGATCGAACTCCCCACCCGGCTGATCCCGCGCGGCAGCGGGGAGTTGGCGAGCTGA
- a CDS encoding methyltransferase domain-containing protein, which yields MGTVQWDPEQYLRFADERTRPLRDLLARVPALPGEPAPVVLDIGCGPGNSTAVLRERWPKARITGVDNSPEMLAAARSHGEPTADYLLADAHDYDPAPAAPDLIISNATLQWIDGHLALLPRWAAALRPGASLAFQVPGNFEAPSHTLLRELAGSPRWRDALGERIGRAGVHQPAEYLDALVAAGRTGGWSVDVWETTYSTLLTGEDPVLDWVKGTALRPLLTHLTDPAEQRRFLAEYGALLREAYPAGPHGTVFPFRRIFAVATRA from the coding sequence ATGGGCACCGTCCAGTGGGACCCCGAGCAGTACCTGCGCTTCGCCGACGAGCGGACCCGTCCGCTGCGCGACCTGCTGGCCCGCGTGCCGGCCCTGCCCGGCGAGCCCGCGCCCGTCGTCCTGGACATCGGCTGCGGCCCCGGCAACTCCACCGCGGTGCTGCGCGAGCGCTGGCCCAAGGCGCGGATCACCGGTGTCGACAACTCACCCGAGATGCTGGCCGCCGCCCGCTCCCACGGCGAGCCGACCGCCGACTACCTGCTCGCCGACGCCCACGACTACGACCCCGCCCCCGCCGCGCCCGACCTGATCATCAGCAATGCCACCCTGCAGTGGATCGACGGGCACCTCGCCCTGCTGCCGCGCTGGGCCGCCGCGCTGCGCCCCGGCGCGAGCCTGGCCTTCCAGGTCCCGGGCAACTTCGAGGCGCCGAGCCACACCCTGCTGCGCGAACTCGCCGGCAGCCCCCGCTGGCGGGACGCCCTGGGCGAGCGCATCGGCCGGGCCGGCGTCCACCAGCCGGCCGAGTACCTGGACGCGCTGGTCGCCGCCGGCCGCACCGGCGGCTGGAGCGTCGACGTTTGGGAGACCACCTACAGCACCCTGCTGACCGGCGAGGACCCGGTCCTCGACTGGGTCAAGGGCACCGCGCTGCGCCCGCTGCTCACCCACCTCACCGACCCGGCCGAGCAGCGGCGCTTCCTCGCCGAGTACGGCGCACTGCTGCGCGAGGCCTACCCCGCAGGCCCGCACGGGACGGTCTTCCCGTTCCGCCGCATCTTCGCCGTCGCCACCCGCGCCTGA
- a CDS encoding glycoside hydrolase domain-containing protein, which produces MLHGLRTDRAKALTAIGAMVALMAAGAGTAEAASTKAVSYLGHTFQVPAGWPVVDLTANPSSCVRFDQHAVYLGTPGAEQACPSHPSARTEALLIEPRTDGGADTRTVDNPSAGELDAVAPKIKVTATYGSDRSTVSNVLQQAGFGPASTFAQHTSSTVPRPATPRAAAAATAQGAATAAAVVSIPGTTTDYTGAAFDACSAPSTSDLSAWAASPYRGLGIYIGGRRACAQPNLTNAWLQQESAAGWKFLPIYVSPSASSLTSPSWQGVQSADDAANQAQALGFAPGTTLYADMEQYTSTYSSNVLAYLAAWTTEIHARGFHSGVYSSSSSGISDLAGHYSAYAMPDVIWDANWNGAANTNDAAVPAAYWSNHQRVHQYDGNVTESYNGVTIGIDHDYADVMIAGTPVTANNRLISTIENGTLHNVYPAGDGWHDDALPVGGNIWATALAYLNGNPTQAVVEGGALHIVWLDAAGWHDDAVPGVGGPVSAVALAYNPVTSVGAFEVVENGVLHEVYQDSAGWHDGAIPTAGSVSAVSIAYKASGDRVLETIEGGVLHEIYADSTGWHDGVITGSAGNASAVSFAIDPTGSRVIEAVENGVLHEIYADSAGWHDNPIGVGGSVNAVSMVRHSDGTRVLEAAESGALHEIYTDSTGWHDNAVGNTGGGVVSVSLAYH; this is translated from the coding sequence ATGCTGCATGGCTTGCGCACGGATCGGGCGAAGGCCCTGACTGCCATCGGGGCGATGGTGGCGTTGATGGCCGCCGGAGCCGGCACGGCCGAGGCCGCCTCGACCAAGGCGGTGTCCTACCTGGGCCACACCTTCCAAGTACCCGCCGGCTGGCCGGTCGTCGACCTGACGGCCAATCCGTCCAGCTGCGTGCGGTTCGACCAGCATGCCGTCTACCTCGGCACCCCGGGCGCCGAGCAGGCCTGCCCCAGCCACCCGTCCGCGCGCACCGAGGCCCTGCTGATCGAGCCGCGCACCGACGGCGGCGCCGACACCCGGACCGTCGACAACCCGTCAGCCGGCGAGCTGGACGCCGTCGCGCCGAAGATCAAGGTGACCGCCACCTACGGGAGCGACCGGTCCACGGTCTCCAACGTGCTGCAGCAGGCCGGGTTCGGCCCGGCGAGCACCTTCGCGCAGCACACGAGCAGCACCGTCCCGCGCCCCGCCACCCCGCGCGCCGCCGCCGCGGCCACCGCGCAGGGCGCGGCCACCGCGGCCGCCGTGGTCTCCATCCCCGGCACCACCACTGACTACACCGGCGCGGCCTTTGACGCCTGCTCCGCGCCCAGCACCAGCGACCTGAGCGCCTGGGCCGCGTCGCCCTACCGCGGACTGGGCATCTACATCGGCGGGCGCCGCGCCTGCGCCCAGCCCAACCTCACCAACGCCTGGCTTCAGCAGGAGTCCGCCGCCGGCTGGAAGTTCCTGCCGATCTACGTGAGCCCGTCGGCGTCCTCGCTCACCAGCCCGAGCTGGCAGGGCGTGCAGAGCGCCGACGACGCGGCCAACCAGGCCCAGGCGCTCGGCTTCGCCCCCGGCACGACGCTCTACGCCGACATGGAGCAGTACACCTCCACGTACAGCAGCAACGTCCTGGCGTACCTGGCGGCCTGGACCACCGAGATACACGCGCGCGGCTTCCACTCCGGTGTCTACTCCAGCTCCTCCTCCGGCATCAGCGACCTGGCCGGCCACTACTCCGCGTACGCGATGCCGGACGTGATCTGGGACGCCAACTGGAACGGGGCGGCCAACACCAACGACGCGGCGGTTCCCGCCGCGTACTGGTCCAACCACCAGCGCGTCCACCAGTACGACGGCAACGTCACCGAGTCCTACAACGGCGTGACCATCGGAATCGACCACGACTACGCGGACGTCATGATCGCGGGCACCCCGGTCACGGCGAACAACCGCCTGATCTCGACCATCGAGAACGGCACGCTGCACAACGTCTACCCGGCCGGCGACGGCTGGCACGACGACGCGCTGCCGGTCGGCGGCAACATCTGGGCCACCGCGCTCGCCTACCTGAACGGCAACCCGACCCAGGCCGTCGTGGAGGGTGGCGCGCTGCACATTGTCTGGCTGGACGCGGCCGGCTGGCACGACGACGCCGTCCCCGGCGTGGGCGGCCCCGTGAGCGCCGTCGCGCTGGCCTACAACCCGGTCACCTCGGTGGGCGCGTTCGAGGTGGTCGAGAACGGCGTGCTCCACGAGGTCTACCAGGACTCCGCCGGCTGGCACGACGGCGCCATCCCCACCGCGGGCTCGGTGAGCGCCGTCTCCATCGCCTACAAGGCCAGCGGGGACCGGGTGCTCGAGACCATCGAGGGCGGCGTGCTGCACGAGATCTACGCTGACAGCACCGGCTGGCACGACGGCGTCATCACCGGCTCCGCCGGCAACGCCAGTGCCGTGTCATTCGCCATCGACCCGACCGGCAGCCGGGTGATCGAGGCCGTCGAGAACGGCGTGCTGCACGAGATCTACGCCGACTCCGCCGGCTGGCACGACAACCCCATCGGCGTGGGCGGGAGTGTCAACGCGGTCTCCATGGTCCGCCACAGCGACGGCACCCGGGTGCTGGAGGCCGCCGAGAGCGGCGCGCTGCACGAGATCTACACCGACAGCACCGGCTGGCACGACAACGCGGTCGGCAACACCGGCGGTGGCGTCGTCAGCGTCTCGCTCGCCTACCACTGA
- a CDS encoding GNAT family N-acetyltransferase: protein MNSLTIPALRTERLDLQPLRVEHAEEMAVVLGDPALHTFIGGEPDSEFTLRSLYRRWVAGPSEPGVSWCNWVVRLRTEDCLTAWLQATVEPAPQGPVAEIAWMVGTPWQRRGIATEAARALVGWLEEQPVRSIVAHVHPDHRASAAVAAAAGLTRTDQLIDGELRWVRAVGAHGQSAK from the coding sequence TTGAACTCCCTTACCATCCCGGCCCTTCGCACCGAGCGGCTGGACCTGCAGCCGCTGCGGGTCGAGCACGCCGAGGAGATGGCCGTGGTGCTGGGCGACCCGGCGCTGCACACCTTCATCGGCGGCGAGCCGGACAGTGAGTTCACCCTCCGCTCGCTCTACCGACGTTGGGTGGCCGGCCCCTCCGAGCCCGGTGTCTCCTGGTGCAACTGGGTGGTCCGGCTGCGCACCGAGGACTGCCTGACGGCCTGGCTGCAGGCCACCGTTGAGCCCGCCCCGCAGGGCCCGGTCGCCGAGATCGCCTGGATGGTGGGCACCCCGTGGCAGCGCCGGGGCATCGCGACCGAGGCCGCCCGCGCGCTGGTCGGCTGGCTGGAGGAGCAGCCGGTGCGGAGCATCGTCGCGCACGTCCACCCGGACCACCGGGCCTCCGCCGCCGTCGCCGCCGCCGCGGGGCTGACCCGCACCGACCAGCTGATCGACGGCGAGCTGAGGTGGGTGCGCGCGGTGGGTGCGCACGGTCAGTCGGCAAAGTGA
- a CDS encoding LCP family protein encodes MTEIQADRSRSGRRGQGGAGPTPPAAAGGGRAAARKSRKKPRRALRIVAYTSAGAVLVAAGVGAYAYETLNGNIHSSPLFAGTSGDAGHETPDAFGRTPINILVIGSDTRDNAADCAIGGDCGSGANADVEMVLHVSADRSNATVMSVPRDTMAQLPGCTDTQNHTSMKAQRGQINSTLDYGPGCTVAAVHQLTGIPIDHFITVDFTGVVQMSDAVGGVPVCVSDDVYDPDSGLKLKKGDHTLKGMAALQFVRSRHGFGDGSDLGRTVTQHLFIGSMVRQLKSAGTLTNPSAVWSLANSATKALTVDTGLSGIPQLMGLANDLNKVPTNRITFTTMQNDPDPSNNSRVVVAPAAQNLFKTIINDQSLTTGSGDKSSAAAQATGAAAAPAPAPAAPTAAPKPAGAPAADIAVQIKNGSKVSGRGAAVRTALIAQGYSSRSTDVTGTVTDRTTVSYTAGREADAQEVAASLGLPASAVVPGEGSGITLTIGTDWTSGTTFGGSTGTTPSGGGAPAAPAPVDTQAALSNASAATADDSSKCGQVSHDRTVNLKGVPMTPTQAYARSPQVPDSDA; translated from the coding sequence ATGACCGAGATACAGGCGGACAGGTCCCGCTCGGGACGGCGCGGGCAGGGCGGTGCGGGTCCGACCCCACCGGCCGCTGCCGGCGGCGGCCGGGCCGCGGCGCGCAAGAGCCGCAAGAAGCCTCGTCGCGCACTGCGGATCGTGGCCTACACCAGCGCCGGCGCCGTCCTGGTGGCCGCCGGCGTGGGTGCCTACGCGTACGAGACGCTGAACGGCAACATCCACAGCTCCCCGCTCTTCGCAGGGACCTCGGGTGACGCGGGTCACGAGACGCCGGACGCCTTCGGCCGGACCCCGATCAACATCCTGGTGATCGGCTCCGACACCCGCGACAACGCCGCCGACTGCGCGATCGGCGGCGACTGCGGCAGCGGTGCCAACGCCGACGTCGAGATGGTGCTGCACGTCTCGGCCGACCGCAGCAACGCCACCGTGATGAGCGTCCCGCGCGACACCATGGCCCAGCTGCCGGGCTGCACCGACACCCAGAACCACACGTCGATGAAGGCGCAGCGCGGCCAGATCAACAGCACCCTGGACTACGGCCCGGGCTGCACGGTCGCCGCCGTCCACCAGCTGACCGGCATCCCGATCGACCACTTCATCACCGTCGACTTCACCGGTGTGGTGCAGATGTCGGACGCGGTCGGCGGCGTGCCGGTCTGCGTCAGCGACGACGTCTACGACCCGGACTCGGGCCTCAAGCTGAAGAAGGGCGACCACACCCTGAAGGGCATGGCCGCCCTGCAGTTCGTCCGCTCGCGGCACGGCTTCGGCGACGGCAGCGACCTGGGGCGCACCGTCACCCAGCACCTGTTCATCGGCTCGATGGTCCGCCAGCTCAAGAGCGCCGGCACGCTGACCAACCCCTCCGCCGTCTGGTCGCTGGCCAACTCCGCCACCAAGGCGCTGACGGTCGACACCGGCCTGAGCGGCATCCCGCAGCTGATGGGCCTGGCGAACGACCTCAACAAGGTGCCGACGAACCGGATCACCTTCACCACCATGCAGAACGATCCCGACCCCAGCAACAACTCCCGGGTCGTGGTGGCGCCCGCCGCGCAGAACCTGTTCAAGACGATCATCAACGACCAGTCGCTGACCACCGGCAGCGGGGACAAGTCCTCCGCCGCCGCCCAGGCCACCGGCGCGGCCGCCGCGCCCGCCCCGGCCCCGGCAGCCCCCACCGCGGCGCCCAAGCCCGCCGGAGCACCGGCCGCGGACATCGCCGTCCAGATCAAGAACGGCAGCAAGGTCAGCGGCCGCGGCGCCGCCGTGCGCACCGCGCTGATCGCGCAGGGCTACAGCTCACGCAGCACCGATGTCACCGGCACGGTCACCGACCGGACCACCGTGAGCTACACCGCCGGCCGCGAGGCCGACGCCCAGGAGGTCGCGGCCTCGCTCGGGCTGCCCGCCTCCGCCGTCGTCCCCGGCGAAGGCAGCGGCATCACACTCACCATCGGCACCGACTGGACCAGCGGCACCACCTTCGGCGGCTCCACGGGCACCACGCCGTCCGGCGGCGGCGCGCCCGCCGCGCCCGCTCCCGTCGACACCCAGGCCGCCCTCAGCAACGCCAGCGCGGCCACCGCCGACGACAGCAGCAAGTGCGGCCAGGTCAGCCACGACCGGACGGTCAACCTCAAGGGCGTCCCGATGACCCCGACCCAGGCCTACGCCAGGAGCCCCCAGGTCCCCGACTCGGACGCCTGA
- a CDS encoding MFS transporter: MNRRLTALLAATSAVTAANIYLSQPLLTAVAGSLHVGPQLLGAVPTATQLGYAAGIALLVPAGDSHDRRRLILWLCAASCLALAGAALACGAGVLVVASFAIGLLSPVPQLVVPLALALSMDGSRGGRTVGVLQGGLLLGVLTSRTYSGALAAAAGWRSVYWCSCVATLLLTLLLWRALPSALPGVPRGAAGRSYHRTLASLPRLFAAHPLVRRVTLSGALVGVSFGAFWTALTFLLEQRYHYGSTGVGLFGLVAAAGALASPAAGRLADRLGPRGTPAVLIAIVLAGWAVLLPGGHRLGWLAAGTVLLDVGTWGNQVACQSALFTLDPAIHSRLNTCYFTLRFLGIAIGSTAGTLAWQHGGWRAVAGVGVTAGVAALLVAVLPDRRPGAGAQVEAGDDAVHDALDGPFGPRPRHPLPTA; encoded by the coding sequence GTGAACAGACGACTGACCGCACTGCTGGCCGCCACCAGCGCGGTGACCGCCGCCAACATCTACCTCAGCCAGCCGCTGCTGACCGCCGTCGCCGGCTCGCTGCACGTCGGTCCGCAGCTGCTGGGCGCCGTGCCCACCGCCACCCAGCTGGGATACGCCGCCGGGATCGCGCTGCTGGTGCCGGCCGGCGACAGTCACGACCGGCGGCGGTTGATCCTGTGGTTGTGCGCGGCCTCGTGCCTGGCGCTGGCCGGGGCCGCGCTGGCCTGCGGCGCCGGGGTGCTGGTGGTCGCGAGCTTCGCGATCGGGCTGCTCTCCCCTGTCCCCCAGCTGGTGGTGCCCCTGGCGCTGGCACTGTCCATGGACGGCAGCCGGGGTGGCCGGACCGTGGGCGTGCTGCAGGGCGGGCTGCTGCTGGGCGTGCTGACCTCCCGGACGTACTCCGGGGCGCTCGCGGCGGCGGCCGGGTGGCGGTCCGTCTACTGGTGCTCCTGCGTGGCGACACTGCTGCTGACGCTCCTGCTGTGGCGCGCGCTTCCCAGCGCGCTTCCCGGCGTGCCGCGCGGCGCGGCCGGCCGGAGCTACCACCGGACGCTGGCCTCGCTGCCACGCCTGTTCGCGGCGCACCCGCTGGTGCGGCGGGTCACCCTGTCGGGGGCGCTGGTCGGCGTCTCGTTCGGGGCGTTCTGGACGGCGCTGACCTTCCTCCTGGAGCAGCGATACCACTACGGATCCACCGGGGTCGGCCTGTTCGGGCTGGTCGCGGCGGCCGGCGCGCTGGCCTCGCCCGCCGCCGGGAGGCTGGCCGACCGCCTGGGACCGCGCGGGACGCCGGCCGTGCTGATCGCCATCGTGCTCGCCGGCTGGGCGGTGCTGCTGCCCGGCGGCCACCGCCTCGGCTGGCTGGCCGCCGGCACGGTGCTGCTGGACGTCGGCACCTGGGGCAACCAAGTCGCCTGCCAGAGTGCCCTGTTCACGCTGGACCCGGCCATCCACAGCCGGCTGAACACCTGCTACTTCACCCTTCGGTTCCTCGGCATCGCGATCGGCTCGACGGCCGGCACGCTGGCCTGGCAGCACGGCGGCTGGCGGGCGGTGGCCGGCGTCGGGGTGACGGCGGGGGTCGCCGCCCTCCTCGTCGCCGTGCTGCCCGATCGCCGCCCGGGTGCGGGTGCGCAGGTCGAGGCGGGTGACGACGCCGTGCACGATGCTCTTGACGGTCCGTTCGGCCCGCGGCCCCGACACCCGCTCCCCACTGCGTGA
- a CDS encoding helix-turn-helix transcriptional regulator, translated as MFGKSEDRDDYQDVPRPLAAMARDLPDGHHIAAHQHRRAQLIYGASGAITVVTGRGLWVVPATRGVWIPGGIEHAMSCTGAVRMRTLYIEAQAAAGLPVEPTVVSVPPLLRELIEAATRVPLEYDRDGRDGRLMELLLLEFEPHPVAALHLPSPTDPDLAPLCAAVRADPGAGWDTATAAARAHLSPRSLQRRFPAATGMTLAHWVQQARLVRAVVLLAAGRPVTAVATELGYATPSAFTAMFRRTLGTPPSAYFAERDGHHTDPWICP; from the coding sequence GTGTTCGGTAAGAGCGAGGACCGCGACGACTACCAGGACGTCCCGAGGCCGCTGGCCGCGATGGCGCGCGACCTGCCCGACGGCCACCACATCGCCGCCCACCAGCACCGGCGGGCGCAGCTGATCTACGGTGCGAGCGGCGCCATCACGGTGGTCACCGGGCGCGGCCTGTGGGTGGTGCCGGCGACCCGGGGCGTGTGGATCCCGGGCGGCATCGAGCATGCGATGAGCTGCACGGGGGCGGTCCGGATGCGCACCCTCTACATCGAGGCGCAGGCGGCGGCGGGCCTGCCGGTCGAGCCGACCGTGGTGTCGGTCCCGCCGCTGCTGCGCGAACTCATCGAAGCGGCGACCCGGGTGCCGCTGGAGTACGACCGGGACGGGCGCGACGGCCGGCTGATGGAGCTGCTCCTGCTGGAGTTCGAACCGCACCCCGTCGCCGCGCTGCACCTGCCGTCCCCGACCGATCCGGACCTCGCGCCGCTCTGCGCGGCCGTCCGGGCCGACCCCGGCGCCGGCTGGGACACCGCGACCGCCGCGGCCCGCGCGCACCTGAGCCCGCGCAGTCTGCAGCGCCGCTTCCCGGCCGCGACCGGCATGACTCTGGCGCACTGGGTCCAGCAGGCGCGCCTGGTCCGCGCGGTGGTGCTGCTGGCGGCGGGCAGGCCGGTGACCGCCGTCGCCACCGAGCTCGGCTACGCCACGCCCAGCGCCTTCACCGCGATGTTCCGCCGCACACTGGGTACACCCCCGAGCGCCTACTTCGCCGAGCGGGACGGCCACCATACGGACCCCTGGATCTGCCCGTGA
- a CDS encoding CHAD domain-containing protein, which produces MASHSSASVGAALTAYLRHQVAELVELDAAVRADAPDSVHRMRVCVRRLRSALTAHRRLLRRRHTDPLAEELRLLGQVLGHARDAEVLGQRLATQATGLAPQAHPEELAARIRDRFEHRYTAAHRAAVHTLDSERYGALLAALTETADHPPLRGRAARGRAEAKRVLRRERRRTLGRARAAFERPPGPDRDGELHRARKAAKRARYTAESMLPLTGAAGARCAQRMKQLQQALGRYQDGVVAEQAVLALATEARAHGEDTFAYGLLYATQRPDAEAALTTAAEALHIRTPEVG; this is translated from the coding sequence ATGGCCTCCCACTCTTCGGCGTCGGTGGGCGCCGCGCTCACGGCCTACCTGCGCCACCAGGTCGCGGAGCTGGTCGAGCTCGACGCCGCAGTCCGCGCGGACGCCCCCGACTCCGTGCACCGGATGAGGGTCTGCGTCCGGCGGCTGCGCAGCGCGCTCACCGCCCACCGCCGCCTGCTGCGCCGCCGGCACACCGACCCGCTGGCCGAGGAGCTGCGCCTGCTGGGCCAGGTGCTCGGCCACGCCCGGGACGCCGAGGTGCTGGGGCAGCGGCTCGCCACGCAGGCCACCGGGCTGGCGCCGCAGGCCCACCCCGAGGAGCTGGCCGCGCGGATCCGAGACCGCTTCGAGCACCGCTACACCGCCGCTCACCGCGCCGCCGTGCACACCCTGGACAGCGAGCGCTACGGCGCCCTGCTGGCCGCGCTGACCGAGACCGCCGACCACCCCCCGCTGCGCGGCCGGGCCGCCCGGGGACGCGCCGAGGCCAAGCGGGTGCTGCGCCGCGAACGCCGCCGCACCCTCGGGCGGGCGCGCGCCGCATTCGAACGCCCGCCGGGCCCGGACCGCGACGGCGAGCTGCACCGCGCGCGCAAGGCCGCCAAACGCGCCCGCTACACCGCCGAGAGCATGCTGCCGCTGACCGGCGCGGCCGGCGCGCGCTGCGCCCAGCGGATGAAGCAGCTCCAGCAGGCCCTCGGCCGCTACCAGGACGGCGTGGTCGCCGAGCAGGCCGTCCTCGCCCTCGCCACCGAAGCCCGCGCCCACGGCGAGGACACCTTCGCCTACGGCCTCCTCTACGCCACCCAACGCCCCGACGCCGAAGCCGCCCTCACCACCGCCGCCGAGGCCCTCCATATCAGGACCCCGGAAGTCGGCTGA